The following are encoded in a window of Oncorhynchus mykiss isolate Arlee chromosome 11, USDA_OmykA_1.1, whole genome shotgun sequence genomic DNA:
- the LOC101867532 gene encoding smad2a isoform X1, producing MSSILPFTPPVVKRLLGWKKSASGPGGAGGGEQNGQEEKWCEKAVKSLVKKLKKTGQLDELEKAITTQNCNTKCVTIPSNCSEIWGLSTPNTIEQWDTSGLYSYPDQTRSLDGRLQVSHRKGLPHVIYCRLWRWPDLHSHHELRAIEACEYAFHLKKDEVCINPYHYQRVETPVLPPVLVPRHSEILTELPPLDDYTHSIPENTSFPAGIEPPNNYIPETPPPGYISEDGEASDQPMNQSSPAELSPGTLSPVNHSMDLQPVTYSEPAFWCSIAYYELNQRVGETFHASQPSLTVDGFTDPSNSERFCLGLLSNVNRNATVEMTRRHIGRGVRLYYIGGEVFAECLSDSAIFVQSPNCNQRYGWHPATVCKIPPGCNLKIFNNQEFAALLAQSVNQGFEAVYQLTRMCTIRMSFVKGWGAEYRRQTVTSTPCWIELHLNGPLQWLDKVLTQMGSPSVRCSSMS from the exons atgtcctccATCTTGCCTTTCACCCCTCCGGTCGTGAAGAGGCTCTTGGGGTGGAAGAAGTCAGCCAGCGGCCCCGGGGGAGCAGGGGGTGGAGAACAGAATGGCCAGGAGGAGAAGTGGTGTGAGAAGGCTGTCAAGAGCCTGGTTAAGAAGCTGAAGAAGACTGGACAGCTGGACGAGCTGGAGAAGGCCATCACCACCCAGAACTGTAACACCAAGTGTGTCACCATCCCCAG CAATTGCTCTGAAATATGGGGACTGAGTACACCAAATACGATAGAACAGTGGGATACCTCAGGCCTATACAGCTACCCTGACCAAACCAG ATCCCTGGATGGGCGCCTGCAGGTATCTCACAGAAAGGGTCTTCCTCACGTCATCTACTGCCGCTTGTGGCGATGGCCCGACCTGCACAGCCACCATGAACTGCGTGCCATCGAGGCCTGCGAGTACGCCTTCCACCTCAAGAAGGATGAGGTCTGCATCAACCCCTACCACTACCAGAGGGTGGAGACCCCGG TTCTGCCTCCTGTACTTGTGCCAAGACACTCGGAAATTCTGACAGAGCTGCCCCCATTGGACGACTACACTCATTCCATACCTGAGAACACAAGCTTTCCTGCGGGGATCGAGCCTCCAAATAACTACATACCAG AAACACCACCACCTGGATACATAAGTGAGGATGGGGAAGCCAGCGATCAACCGATGAATCAAA GTTCTCCTGCTGAATTGTCCCCTGGCACCCTCTCACCTGTCAATCATAGCATGG ACCTGCAGCCGGTGACTTACTCTGAGCCTGCGTTCTGGTGCTCTATAGCCTACTATGAGCTGAACCAGCGTGTTGGAGAGACATTCCACGCTTCGCAGCCCTCTCTGACCGTGGATGGTTTCACAGACCCCTCCAACTCAGAGCGTTTCTGTCTGGGCTTGCTCTCCAACGTCAACAGGAATGCCACTGTAGAGATGACCAGGAGGCACATAG GAAGAGGGGTCCGGCTGTACTATATTGGCGGTGAGGTGTTTGCTGAGTGTCTCAGTGATAGCGCCATCTTTGTTCAGAGTCCAAACTGCAACCAGCGGTATGGGTGGCACCCAGCAACCGTTTGCAAAATTCCTCCAG GTTGTAACCTGAAGATCTTCAACAACCAGGAGTTTGCAGCACTGCTGGCCCAGTCCGTAAACCAGGGCTTTGAGGCTGTGTACCAGCTCACCAGGATGTGCACCATCCGCATGAGCTTTGTCAAAGGCTGGGGGGCTGAATACAG GCGGCAGACTGTCACAAGCACTCCCTGCTGGATTGAGCTGCATTTGAATGGACCCCTGCAATGGCTGGACAAAGTGTTGACTCAGATGGGATCCCCTTCTGTACGTTGCTCCAGTATGTCATAA
- the LOC101867532 gene encoding Smad2a: MSSILPFTPPVVKRLLGWKKSASGPGGAGGGEQNGQEEKWCEKAVKSLVKKLKKTGQLDELEKAITTQNCNTKCVTIPSNCSEIWGLSTPNTIEQWDTSGLYSYPDQTRSLDGRLQVSHRKGLPHVIYCRLWRWPDLHSHHELRAIEACEYAFHLKKDEVCINPYHYQRVETPVLPPVLVPRHSEILTELPPLDDYTHSIPENTSFPAGIEPPNNYIPETPPPGYISEDGEASDQPMNQSMDTGSPAELSPGTLSPVNHSMDLQPVTYSEPAFWCSIAYYELNQRVGETFHASQPSLTVDGFTDPSNSERFCLGLLSNVNRNATVEMTRRHIGRGVRLYYIGGEVFAECLSDSAIFVQSPNCNQRYGWHPATVCKIPPGCNLKIFNNQEFAALLAQSVNQGFEAVYQLTRMCTIRMSFVKGWGAEYRRQTVTSTPCWIELHLNGPLQWLDKVLTQMGSPSVRCSSMS; this comes from the exons atgtcctccATCTTGCCTTTCACCCCTCCGGTCGTGAAGAGGCTCTTGGGGTGGAAGAAGTCAGCCAGCGGCCCCGGGGGAGCAGGGGGTGGAGAACAGAATGGCCAGGAGGAGAAGTGGTGTGAGAAGGCTGTCAAGAGCCTGGTTAAGAAGCTGAAGAAGACTGGACAGCTGGACGAGCTGGAGAAGGCCATCACCACCCAGAACTGTAACACCAAGTGTGTCACCATCCCCAG CAATTGCTCTGAAATATGGGGACTGAGTACACCAAATACGATAGAACAGTGGGATACCTCAGGCCTATACAGCTACCCTGACCAAACCAG ATCCCTGGATGGGCGCCTGCAGGTATCTCACAGAAAGGGTCTTCCTCACGTCATCTACTGCCGCTTGTGGCGATGGCCCGACCTGCACAGCCACCATGAACTGCGTGCCATCGAGGCCTGCGAGTACGCCTTCCACCTCAAGAAGGATGAGGTCTGCATCAACCCCTACCACTACCAGAGGGTGGAGACCCCGG TTCTGCCTCCTGTACTTGTGCCAAGACACTCGGAAATTCTGACAGAGCTGCCCCCATTGGACGACTACACTCATTCCATACCTGAGAACACAAGCTTTCCTGCGGGGATCGAGCCTCCAAATAACTACATACCAG AAACACCACCACCTGGATACATAAGTGAGGATGGGGAAGCCAGCGATCAACCGATGAATCAAAGTATGGACACAG GTTCTCCTGCTGAATTGTCCCCTGGCACCCTCTCACCTGTCAATCATAGCATGG ACCTGCAGCCGGTGACTTACTCTGAGCCTGCGTTCTGGTGCTCTATAGCCTACTATGAGCTGAACCAGCGTGTTGGAGAGACATTCCACGCTTCGCAGCCCTCTCTGACCGTGGATGGTTTCACAGACCCCTCCAACTCAGAGCGTTTCTGTCTGGGCTTGCTCTCCAACGTCAACAGGAATGCCACTGTAGAGATGACCAGGAGGCACATAG GAAGAGGGGTCCGGCTGTACTATATTGGCGGTGAGGTGTTTGCTGAGTGTCTCAGTGATAGCGCCATCTTTGTTCAGAGTCCAAACTGCAACCAGCGGTATGGGTGGCACCCAGCAACCGTTTGCAAAATTCCTCCAG GTTGTAACCTGAAGATCTTCAACAACCAGGAGTTTGCAGCACTGCTGGCCCAGTCCGTAAACCAGGGCTTTGAGGCTGTGTACCAGCTCACCAGGATGTGCACCATCCGCATGAGCTTTGTCAAAGGCTGGGGGGCTGAATACAG GCGGCAGACTGTCACAAGCACTCCCTGCTGGATTGAGCTGCATTTGAATGGACCCCTGCAATGGCTGGACAAAGTGTTGACTCAGATGGGATCCCCTTCTGTACGTTGCTCCAGTATGTCATAA